From Myxococcus stipitatus, one genomic window encodes:
- a CDS encoding DUF1428 domain-containing protein codes for MSYIDGFVIAVPTANKEKFIDHARRGDSVFLDYGALRVLECWGDDVPAGKVTDFRRAVQAKDDETVVFSWIEWPDKATRDAGMAKVMKDPRLSPENNPMPFDGARMIYGGFAPVVVVGK; via the coding sequence ATGTCCTACATCGATGGTTTCGTCATTGCCGTGCCGACCGCCAACAAGGAGAAGTTCATCGACCACGCCCGTCGAGGTGATTCCGTCTTCCTCGATTACGGTGCCCTCCGGGTGCTGGAGTGCTGGGGCGACGACGTACCAGCCGGCAAGGTCACCGACTTCCGCCGGGCCGTGCAGGCCAAGGACGACGAGACGGTGGTCTTCTCCTGGATTGAGTGGCCCGACAAGGCGACGCGCGACGCGGGCATGGCGAAGGTGATGAAGGATCCCCGCCTGAGCCCGGAGAACAACCCGATGCCGTTCGACGGCGCGCGGATGATCTACGGAGGCTTCGCGCCCGTGGTGGTGGTGGGCAAATAG
- a CDS encoding DoxX family protein — protein sequence MNIVFWSLQVLLALLFLAGGSYKAFSFQQVASHFTELPHGGWRALGVLEMAGGVLLIVPAALKWMPALSAHAAAVLAFETFALAVLFARRSTKLTPENPLLWALVMGGLVAFVAYGRYVLHPVVAVAA from the coding sequence ATGAACATCGTCTTCTGGAGTCTTCAGGTCCTCCTCGCGCTGCTGTTCCTCGCAGGCGGGTCGTACAAGGCGTTCTCGTTCCAGCAGGTCGCGAGCCACTTCACCGAGCTGCCCCATGGAGGATGGCGGGCGCTCGGTGTCCTCGAGATGGCCGGGGGCGTGCTGCTGATCGTCCCGGCGGCGCTGAAGTGGATGCCCGCGCTCTCCGCCCACGCCGCCGCGGTGCTCGCGTTCGAGACGTTCGCGCTCGCGGTGTTGTTCGCGCGCCGTTCGACGAAGCTGACGCCCGAGAACCCGCTGCTCTGGGCGCTCGTGATGGGAGGGCTGGTCGCCTTCGTGGCGTATGGCCGCTACGTCCTCCATCCGGTGGTGGCGGTCGCCGCGTAA
- a CDS encoding serine hydrolase domain-containing protein, translated as MASRRTPTYVARGALAVTSLLLLGALACHSHAPDSPACDIAATRQSLQQAMRDVQHAHPGNAGWLMSVRIPSAGLEFSGAAQAPEAESLAPGTPFRIASVTKTFMAAAILRLVEDDTLSLDDTVAEVVPPPYPELLRAHGYAPERMTIAHLLTHTSGLFDYAQSDDYLAAVLEEPARVWTREEQVRFAMEHGAPVGAPGERYMYSDTGYLLLGAVLETRMGWGLARAYRSLLGFERLGLQATWLEKLEPPPTTPIALAPQALDGFPLANIDATADLFGGGGLVSNTADLSRWFQALFAGEVFTQSSTLDVMKRVPATNTEDGGGMGIFRLERADGSACWLHEGFWGVAAMVCPDLDVSVAVAGMDATRMGTGVTDLLRAAVKAGTDCADIPSSSTWSLGDP; from the coding sequence ATGGCATCACGCAGGACCCCAACATACGTGGCTCGCGGCGCGCTCGCCGTCACGAGTCTCCTCCTCCTGGGCGCGCTGGCCTGCCACTCCCACGCCCCGGACAGCCCCGCCTGTGACATCGCCGCCACCCGCCAGTCCCTCCAGCAGGCGATGCGGGACGTCCAGCACGCGCATCCCGGCAACGCCGGCTGGCTGATGAGCGTGCGCATCCCTTCCGCGGGCCTCGAATTCTCGGGCGCGGCACAGGCGCCTGAAGCGGAGTCACTCGCCCCGGGGACGCCGTTCCGCATCGCCAGCGTGACCAAGACCTTCATGGCCGCGGCCATCCTGCGGCTGGTGGAAGACGACACACTGTCCCTCGATGACACCGTGGCGGAGGTGGTTCCCCCGCCCTATCCGGAGTTGCTGCGCGCCCATGGCTACGCCCCCGAGCGGATGACGATTGCGCACCTGCTCACCCACACCAGCGGTCTGTTCGACTACGCGCAGAGCGACGACTACCTCGCGGCGGTCCTCGAGGAGCCGGCGCGCGTCTGGACCCGAGAGGAGCAGGTCCGCTTCGCGATGGAGCATGGCGCCCCCGTGGGCGCACCGGGCGAGCGCTACATGTATTCGGACACGGGGTACCTGCTGCTGGGGGCGGTGCTGGAGACGAGGATGGGATGGGGCCTCGCGCGGGCCTACCGGAGCCTGCTGGGCTTCGAGCGGCTCGGGCTCCAGGCCACGTGGCTCGAGAAGCTGGAGCCGCCTCCCACAACCCCCATCGCCCTGGCCCCCCAGGCCCTCGACGGATTCCCGCTCGCGAACATCGACGCCACGGCGGACCTCTTCGGCGGTGGAGGATTGGTGTCCAATACGGCGGACCTCTCCCGTTGGTTCCAGGCCTTGTTCGCTGGAGAGGTGTTCACCCAGTCCTCCACGCTCGACGTCATGAAGCGCGTCCCCGCCACGAACACCGAGGATGGCGGAGGCATGGGCATCTTCCGTCTGGAGCGCGCCGATGGAAGCGCCTGCTGGCTGCACGAGGGCTTCTGGGGCGTGGCGGCGATGGTGTGCCCCGACCTCGACGTCAGCGTGGCCGTCGCGGGGATGGATGCGACCCGAATGGGGACCGGAGTGACGGACCTGCTCAGGGCCGCGGTGAAGGCGGGCACCGACTGCGCAGACATACCCTCCTCATCCACTTGGAGCCTCGGCGATCCCTGA
- a CDS encoding helix-turn-helix domain-containing protein, with the protein MNLPPRFVLAPEAGIFVLRSNDAHSAPHQQWGTALLFGLEGEVTVRHARGSARGRIVVVPGDVPHVTESRGPLASVVLDVDRHRATFRELARCQPFSLESSNALGLMVGLMARGEGEFVRGAEQIAAGLLPLGPAPVGDGRIARLLDLLEGDEALPLSVHAARLKLSTGHVSTLFHARVGIPLRRWLLWRRLVRALPLLRAGGLAETAAASGFSDQAHLTRTCVRFAGYTPRHLANALASNG; encoded by the coding sequence ATGAACCTCCCACCTCGCTTCGTCCTCGCCCCTGAAGCCGGCATCTTCGTCCTGCGTTCCAACGACGCCCACTCCGCGCCCCACCAGCAGTGGGGCACCGCGCTCCTGTTCGGCCTGGAGGGCGAGGTGACGGTGCGGCACGCCCGGGGCAGCGCGCGAGGCCGCATCGTGGTGGTGCCTGGGGACGTCCCGCACGTGACGGAGTCCCGGGGCCCGCTGGCCAGCGTGGTGCTGGACGTGGACCGCCACCGGGCCACCTTCCGGGAGCTGGCGCGGTGCCAACCGTTCTCCCTGGAGTCCTCCAACGCCCTGGGGCTCATGGTGGGGTTGATGGCGAGAGGGGAGGGGGAGTTCGTGCGCGGCGCCGAGCAGATCGCAGCGGGCCTGCTTCCCCTCGGCCCGGCTCCGGTGGGGGATGGCCGTATCGCGCGCTTGCTCGACCTGCTCGAGGGGGACGAAGCGCTCCCGCTGTCGGTGCACGCGGCCCGTTTGAAGCTGTCCACGGGGCATGTCTCCACCCTGTTCCATGCCAGGGTGGGCATTCCCCTCCGCCGCTGGTTGCTGTGGCGGCGCCTCGTGCGCGCGTTGCCACTGCTCCGCGCGGGTGGCCTCGCGGAGACGGCCGCCGCCTCGGGCTTCTCCGACCAGGCGCACCTGACCCGGACGTGTGTCCGCTTCGCGGGCTACACGCCCCGGCATCTGGCGAACGCTCTCGCCTCGAATGGGTGA
- a CDS encoding leucine-rich repeat domain-containing protein: protein MDKSAFAERLRRAAERARDFARTLVIEPLPDNVLFDVELNCSYDGNPLHPDERVYPEDPTRFPPTQRSRLAREDVVELLWREGAAPEWINLTVKSEDGEHTLIELSCCGRFTANEHLLYHEQEGHPPFHVLGPSLPPSYDQEKAERFSLYWGPEVSSPRELATLARRSSHVETLVLSGPDLDDGALEDLSRMALPALRHLRLEKTHIQGPGLHHVANIPLNSLTWNAAPGHAIDLRVLAPFSRLKDLHVEAHGSQLDGVSALSVLRSLTSLHLRASSLTNLDALRSLEKLVELDLTGSPVTSLEALARSQRLHDLSLARTAVEDDDLRAVSSLSRLRTLALNETAVGDTGLVHVSKLPALRILVLDKTRVGDQGLRHLARLDLSVVNLRGTQVTKEGVAWLRSQRPRARIFSPFEEYTFPRDKKESRGGFARLLRALVKRR from the coding sequence ATGGACAAGAGCGCTTTCGCCGAGCGGCTGCGGCGCGCCGCCGAGCGGGCCCGGGACTTCGCTCGCACCCTCGTCATCGAACCGCTGCCGGACAATGTCCTCTTCGATGTCGAGCTCAACTGTTCGTACGACGGCAACCCCCTGCACCCGGACGAGCGCGTCTACCCAGAAGACCCGACGCGCTTCCCTCCGACGCAGCGCTCGCGGCTCGCGCGAGAGGACGTCGTCGAGTTGCTGTGGCGCGAAGGAGCGGCCCCCGAATGGATCAACCTCACGGTGAAGAGCGAGGACGGCGAGCACACGCTCATCGAGCTGTCCTGCTGCGGGCGCTTCACCGCCAACGAGCACCTCCTCTATCACGAGCAAGAGGGCCATCCTCCCTTCCACGTCCTCGGCCCGAGCTTGCCGCCGTCGTATGACCAGGAGAAGGCCGAGCGCTTCAGTCTCTACTGGGGGCCAGAGGTCAGCAGCCCACGAGAGCTGGCCACGCTCGCGAGGAGGTCCTCGCACGTGGAAACCCTGGTGCTGTCCGGTCCGGACCTGGACGACGGCGCCCTGGAGGACCTCTCCCGGATGGCGCTGCCAGCGCTGCGCCATCTCCGATTGGAGAAGACCCACATCCAGGGGCCGGGCCTCCACCACGTCGCGAACATCCCACTGAACAGCCTGACCTGGAATGCGGCCCCCGGACACGCCATCGACCTTCGAGTCCTCGCACCGTTCTCCAGGCTGAAGGACCTCCACGTCGAGGCCCACGGTTCCCAGCTGGATGGGGTCTCCGCGCTCTCCGTCCTACGGAGCCTGACGTCGCTCCACCTCCGCGCCTCGTCCCTGACGAACCTCGATGCCCTTCGTTCCCTCGAGAAACTCGTGGAGCTCGACCTGACAGGCTCGCCAGTCACATCGCTCGAGGCGCTCGCCAGGTCGCAGCGGCTGCACGACCTCTCGCTCGCGAGAACCGCGGTGGAGGACGACGACCTGCGAGCGGTCTCAAGTCTCTCCCGACTGCGCACACTCGCCCTGAATGAAACCGCCGTGGGCGACACGGGGCTCGTGCACGTGTCCAAACTCCCCGCGCTCAGGATCCTCGTCCTCGACAAGACACGGGTCGGTGACCAGGGACTCAGGCACCTGGCCCGCCTGGACCTCTCGGTCGTGAACCTCCGAGGCACCCAGGTGACGAAGGAGGGCGTCGCGTGGCTTCGGAGCCAACGCCCCAGAGCGCGCATCTTCTCCCCGTTCGAGGAGTACACCTTCCCTCGGGACAAGAAGGAATCTCGCGGAGGCTTCGCACGCCTCCTCCGCGCCCTCGTGAAGCGCCGGTGA